A single Augochlora pura isolate Apur16 chromosome 2, APUR_v2.2.1, whole genome shotgun sequence DNA region contains:
- the LOC144475508 gene encoding protein unc-13 homolog 4B-like isoform X2, translating to MAYADKMAQKAELTTELEQLSESTVYEKKFYVSTAWCFAINNIDYIRTSIAPLANDLGLQNIIDALAEKKTQKEAQRCQQTLQLIIDNATDTVRNKIIELLQVVASKMAPAMSRYLMEGAELIDTTSNAMDRLLQYLDSNLATLHDNLNEDNFQRVLLVIWEIMSETLYELVNNNLEKRRPPSFYSNLHRTLHTLVRFFNIGADETSNVKILEKIEHLLELHGLETAALIHRYHQERIKEQNELEESDYGQITVKAQFVDNSLNIQILNARKLRPVDSNGSCDSYVKIRLLPEEKFSDLKLPKTHVQKENLYPLFDEIFNIPLTSEQRATEDGIIAFELKDKDLFRSRFLAEAFLSFSEIADTGSDQGMESLDQIHLKLSRPTKRSTDVIQALEHRKGDNQATDFLSKLHSKAEKK from the exons ATGGCCTACGCTGACAAGATGGCGCAGAAGGCGGAACTGACGACCGAGTTGGAGCAGCTATCGGAGAGCACCGTCTACGAGAAGAAGTTCTACGTCTCCACTGCCTGGTGTTTCGCTATAAACAATATCGACTACATCAGAACGTCGATCGCGCCTCTGGCAAACGATCTAGgactacaaaatataatagacGCTTTAGCGGAGAAGAAAACGCAGAAGGAAGCGCAACGTTGCCAGCAGACTCTTCAGCTGATTATCGACAACGCGACGGACACAGTTAGGAACAAGATTATAGAACTGTTGCAGGTCGTTGCTAGCAAAATGGCGCCTGCTATGAGCAG GTATCTCATGGAAGGCGCAGAGTTGATAGACACCACCAGCAACGCCATGGACAGGCTTTTGCAGTATTTGGATAGCAATTTAGCTACGTTGCATGATAATCTCAACGAAGACAATTTCCAGAGGGTTTTGCTAGTCATTTGGGAGATCATGTCCGAGACGCTTTACGAAttagtgaataataatttagag AAAAGAAGGCCGCCGTCCTTTTACTCGAATCTGCACCGTACACTGCACACCCTCGTGCGATTCTTCAACATCGGAGCCGACGAGACGTCAAACGTGAAGATACTGGAGAAGATAGAGCACCTGCTGGAGCTGCACGGACTGGAAACGGCCGCGTTGATACACAGATACCATCAGGAGCGTATCAAAGAGCAGAACGAGCTGGAGGAGTCCGACTACGGCCAGATCACCGTCAAAGCGCAATTCGTCGACAATTCTTTGAACATTCAGATTCTTAACGCGAGGAAGCTCAGGCCGGTGGACAGCAACG GTAGCTGCGATTCTTACGTGAAAATCAGGCTGCTGCCCGAGGAGAAGTTCTCCGATCTGAAATTACCGAAGACCCACGTGCAGAAAGAGAACCTTTATCCACTTTTCGACGAAATCTTTAACAT TCCTCTAACTTCGGAACAAAGGGCGACGGAGGACGGTATAATCGCCTTCGAGTTGAAAGACAAGGACCTGTTCAGGTCTAGATTCCTGGCAGAAGCCTTCCTGTCGTTCAGCGAGATCGCGGACACTGGATCCGATCAGGGAATGGAGTCGCTCGACCAGATTCACTTGAAGCTCTCGCGTCCGACCAAGAGAA GTACGGACGTGATCCAAGCGCTGGAGCACAGAAAGGGTGACAACCAGGCGACGGACTTCCTGTCGAAGCTCCATTCGAAGGCTGAGAAAAAGTGA
- the LOC144478312 gene encoding uncharacterized protein LOC144478312: MDEEAMWKGFYQKIVEEKETKEKENQEKTEHETRNKERKMAHFAKLDEQHPYFAIAAARMSQKPETKEVTVARFYWKFAAFNFINKRIQETDGGFFENLGTLLAEKVRAQEQVEGPLPKRNVEVLEGAQEEEDVTSEEGSIEEPVDALLDTDSDRDENEHAINFLADSMGWNSTPTLRSSQMSRFNPHSICNSGIENFQDLQDPRSCFHFIVKNNAGG, from the exons ATGGACGAGGAAGCTATGTGGAAAGGTTTCTACCAGAAGATCGTCGAGGAGAAGGAGACCAAGGAGAAAGAGAACCAAGAGAAGACGGAGCACGAGACAAG GAATAAGGAGCGAAAAATGGCGCACTTCGCGAAGTTGGACGAGCAGCATCCTTATTTCGCGATTGCGGCGGCCCGAATGTCGCAAAAGCCGGAAACGAAAGAGGTGACCGTCGCGAGATTCTATTGGAAGTTCGCAGCGTTCAACTTCATTAACAAAAG AATTCAGGAGACCGATGGcggatttttcgaaaatctcgGCACCCTGCTGGCCGAGAAGGTGCGGGCGCAGGAACAGGTGGAAGGACCGCTGCCGAAAAGGAACGTCGAGGTCCTGGAGGGTGCGCAGGAAGAGGAGGACGTCACGAGCGAGGAGGGAAGCATCGAGGAGCCCGTCGATGCTCTTCTGGACACCGATAGCGACAGAGACGAGAACGAGCACGCCATCAACTTCTTGGCTGACTCTATGGGATGGAAT TCTACCCCTACGTTACGTTCTAGTCAGATGTCGCGTTTCAACCCCCATTCGATATGTAACAGTGGCATCGAGAACTTCCAAGACCTGCAAGATCCTCGATCATGTTTCCATTTCATTGTCAAGAACAATGCAGGCGGATAA
- the LOC144475508 gene encoding protein unc-13 homolog 4B-like isoform X1, whose product MAYADKMAQKAELTTELEQLSESTVYEKKFYVSTAWCFAINNIDYIRTSIAPLANDLGLQNIIDALAEKKTQKEAQRCQQTLQLIIDNATDTVRNKIIELLQVVASKMAPAMSRYLMEGAELIDTTSNAMDRLLQYLDSNLATLHDNLNEDNFQRVLLVIWEIMSETLYELVNNNLEKRRPPSFYSNLHRTLHTLVRFFNIGADETSNVKILEKIEHLLELHGLETAALIHRYHQERIKEQNELEESDYGQITVKAQFVDNSLNIQILNARKLRPVDSNGDLIGKVSTLKRKLNTISKQRLKEWKTSSCDSYVKIRLLPEEKFSDLKLPKTHVQKENLYPLFDEIFNIPLTSEQRATEDGIIAFELKDKDLFRSRFLAEAFLSFSEIADTGSDQGMESLDQIHLKLSRPTKRSTDVIQALEHRKGDNQATDFLSKLHSKAEKK is encoded by the exons ATGGCCTACGCTGACAAGATGGCGCAGAAGGCGGAACTGACGACCGAGTTGGAGCAGCTATCGGAGAGCACCGTCTACGAGAAGAAGTTCTACGTCTCCACTGCCTGGTGTTTCGCTATAAACAATATCGACTACATCAGAACGTCGATCGCGCCTCTGGCAAACGATCTAGgactacaaaatataatagacGCTTTAGCGGAGAAGAAAACGCAGAAGGAAGCGCAACGTTGCCAGCAGACTCTTCAGCTGATTATCGACAACGCGACGGACACAGTTAGGAACAAGATTATAGAACTGTTGCAGGTCGTTGCTAGCAAAATGGCGCCTGCTATGAGCAG GTATCTCATGGAAGGCGCAGAGTTGATAGACACCACCAGCAACGCCATGGACAGGCTTTTGCAGTATTTGGATAGCAATTTAGCTACGTTGCATGATAATCTCAACGAAGACAATTTCCAGAGGGTTTTGCTAGTCATTTGGGAGATCATGTCCGAGACGCTTTACGAAttagtgaataataatttagag AAAAGAAGGCCGCCGTCCTTTTACTCGAATCTGCACCGTACACTGCACACCCTCGTGCGATTCTTCAACATCGGAGCCGACGAGACGTCAAACGTGAAGATACTGGAGAAGATAGAGCACCTGCTGGAGCTGCACGGACTGGAAACGGCCGCGTTGATACACAGATACCATCAGGAGCGTATCAAAGAGCAGAACGAGCTGGAGGAGTCCGACTACGGCCAGATCACCGTCAAAGCGCAATTCGTCGACAATTCTTTGAACATTCAGATTCTTAACGCGAGGAAGCTCAGGCCGGTGGACAGCAACG GCGATTTGATAGGCAAGGTGTCTACTCTCAAGCGCAAGCTCAATACAATATCTAAACAAAGACTGAAAGAATGGAAGACAA GTAGCTGCGATTCTTACGTGAAAATCAGGCTGCTGCCCGAGGAGAAGTTCTCCGATCTGAAATTACCGAAGACCCACGTGCAGAAAGAGAACCTTTATCCACTTTTCGACGAAATCTTTAACAT TCCTCTAACTTCGGAACAAAGGGCGACGGAGGACGGTATAATCGCCTTCGAGTTGAAAGACAAGGACCTGTTCAGGTCTAGATTCCTGGCAGAAGCCTTCCTGTCGTTCAGCGAGATCGCGGACACTGGATCCGATCAGGGAATGGAGTCGCTCGACCAGATTCACTTGAAGCTCTCGCGTCCGACCAAGAGAA GTACGGACGTGATCCAAGCGCTGGAGCACAGAAAGGGTGACAACCAGGCGACGGACTTCCTGTCGAAGCTCCATTCGAAGGCTGAGAAAAAGTGA